A genomic window from Methanovulcanius yangii includes:
- a CDS encoding pyridoxal phosphate-dependent aminotransferase, translated as MGHIRLGCATDGLLDFSQNLNPFPPSFSWNPDKSLVSFYPDDRYPRLKEEIARIEGCSPDMICLGNGSVEIMRTFCHTVISPGDKVAVFPPTFSEYDLSVRIAGGISVPASDGAVAEFICNPNNPTGALLEREAVLDRIASAEEVGRILFVDEAFIDLADPSRSVIDMRSPSLFVLRSLTKAYAVPGIRFGYGVGDPDLVAAMEAVRPPWTVNAFAEAYALEALANRDQLISSREAIRVEREWMQERFERLGISFEPSSVNFILISTGRIPAADVKERLLGEGILVRDCTSFGLPFAVRVAVRTRGENERLVEVLARCMH; from the coding sequence ATGGGGCATATCCGGTTGGGATGTGCGACGGACGGACTGCTGGACTTCAGCCAGAATTTAAATCCTTTTCCGCCTTCTTTTTCCTGGAATCCGGATAAATCTCTGGTTTCTTTCTATCCTGATGATCGGTATCCCCGGCTGAAGGAGGAGATTGCGCGCATCGAAGGATGCTCCCCTGATATGATCTGCCTCGGAAACGGGTCGGTCGAGATCATGAGGACGTTCTGCCACACGGTGATCTCACCCGGCGACAAAGTGGCCGTTTTCCCGCCCACATTCAGTGAATATGACCTGTCGGTCAGAATTGCGGGGGGCATTTCCGTCCCGGCGAGCGACGGGGCGGTGGCGGAATTTATCTGCAACCCCAACAATCCGACAGGGGCTCTCCTGGAGCGCGAAGCGGTTCTGGATCGAATTGCCTCAGCGGAGGAGGTGGGGCGCATCCTCTTTGTCGACGAAGCATTCATCGATCTCGCCGACCCCTCGCGGAGTGTGATTGACATGCGGTCGCCCTCCCTCTTTGTTTTGCGCTCGCTCACCAAGGCCTATGCAGTTCCGGGGATCAGGTTCGGATATGGAGTTGGTGATCCTGATCTTGTGGCGGCGATGGAGGCGGTACGTCCGCCGTGGACGGTCAACGCCTTCGCCGAGGCATATGCCCTCGAGGCCCTCGCGAACAGGGACCAGCTCATATCCTCCCGGGAGGCAATCCGGGTGGAACGGGAGTGGATGCAGGAGCGGTTTGAGCGACTCGGCATATCATTCGAACCGTCATCCGTGAATTTTATCCTCATTTCCACCGGCAGGATTCCTGCGGCGGACGTCAAGGAACGGTTGCTCGGTGAAGGGATCCTCGTCAGGGACTGCACATCATTTGGCCTTCCCTTTGCGGTACGGGTTGCGGTGCGGACGCGTGGGGAGAATGAGCGTCTTGTGGAGGTGCTTGCCCGGTGCATGCACTGA
- a CDS encoding ribbon-helix-helix domain-containing protein: MMERITIRLPSQQVAMLEKFVEAGEYPTVSEAVRHAVRELIEKHSERVQKDSEQISFEV, from the coding sequence ATGATGGAACGTATTACAATCCGGTTACCCTCCCAGCAAGTCGCGATGCTAGAGAAATTCGTGGAAGCCGGGGAATACCCCACAGTGTCAGAAGCGGTGAGGCACGCAGTCAGGGAACTCATTGAGAAACACAGCGAGCGTGTACAGAAAGACAGCGAGCAAATCTCGTTCGAGGTTTAG
- a CDS encoding archaeosine biosynthesis radical SAM protein RaSEA: protein MISDSTQKPLASWPGTERYDGEVIPCLTVIFHTTGCTWNRCRMCGYKFERTRITDRRERIHALQAQLNWIVAHHPPESFRMVKIFTSGSFFDEDEVPHEAREAIAEAFKGKIVIAESRTEHVRPEPVTAFREGIDDGSGTSALFVAMGLETTNDFIREKCIDKGHTFADFIGAAGIARQAGAGVKTYLMLKPLFLTEREAVDDMKRSIVEAAPYSDLISMNLCTIQRRTEVERYWKQGAYRPPYLWSAVDILLSADYFVQSDPVGGGKIRGPHNCGSCDREFVRGITEYSLSGDREILEALMDTSCTCKNEWEYVLAHEEPWCMPLTR from the coding sequence ATGATCTCTGACTCTACACAAAAACCTCTCGCATCCTGGCCGGGGACCGAGCGCTATGACGGCGAGGTGATCCCCTGTCTGACCGTCATCTTCCATACGACGGGGTGCACATGGAACCGGTGCCGGATGTGCGGATATAAGTTTGAGCGGACCAGGATTACGGATCGCAGGGAGAGGATCCATGCACTCCAGGCACAGCTTAACTGGATTGTAGCACATCACCCCCCCGAATCATTCAGGATGGTCAAAATATTTACGTCAGGATCATTCTTCGACGAAGACGAGGTGCCGCACGAGGCACGGGAGGCGATTGCAGAGGCTTTCAAGGGAAAAATCGTCATCGCCGAGAGCAGGACGGAGCATGTCCGGCCGGAACCCGTCACCGCGTTCCGGGAGGGGATTGACGACGGATCCGGCACCTCGGCACTCTTTGTGGCAATGGGACTGGAGACCACGAATGACTTCATCCGCGAGAAGTGCATCGACAAGGGACATACCTTCGCCGATTTCATTGGTGCAGCGGGGATCGCACGTCAGGCCGGAGCAGGAGTCAAGACCTACCTGATGCTCAAACCGCTCTTCCTTACCGAGCGAGAGGCGGTTGACGACATGAAGCGCTCGATCGTCGAGGCGGCACCCTACTCCGATTTGATCTCCATGAACCTCTGCACAATCCAACGGAGAACGGAGGTGGAGCGGTACTGGAAGCAGGGTGCATACCGCCCCCCTTATCTCTGGAGTGCGGTCGACATTCTCCTCTCGGCCGACTATTTCGTGCAGTCGGACCCGGTGGGGGGAGGCAAGATTCGCGGTCCGCACAACTGCGGCTCCTGCGACAGGGAGTTTGTCCGGGGGATCACGGAATACTCCCTTTCCGGTGACCGGGAGATACTGGAAGCCCTGATGGATACTTCATGCACCTGTAAAAATGAGTGGGAATATGTGCTTGCCCATGAAGAGCCCTGGTGCATGCCCCTGACCCGTTAA
- a CDS encoding ornithine cyclodeaminase: protein MEYAREIELEGHIIDSGIMTSVFDAVMEMGGNFEITTFDVGKKKQDTSYARLIISAPEEELLEQILSVLHRLGARLTEMEDVRLAEAEADRVVPKGFYSTTNHPTMIKYDGDWLEVENIEMDCLIVVDREETRALCTPMSKLKKGNSVVLGENGVRVIPPERPRKVSTFEFMHGTVSSERPSETVIAKIALEMHELKKRGGKIGIVGGPAIIHTRAAPALAEIIREGYVDALFAGNALATHDIEYNLFGTSLGMNLDTGTLARGGHKNHIYAISEVIRAGSIKDAVEQGIIQKGIMYECVRKGVPYVLAGSIRDDGPLPDVITDAVEAQDMMREHLRDLDMVIMIGTLLHSVAVGNCLPSYVKTICVDINPASVTKLMDRGTMQAIGVVSDAGAFLPLLAKQLYNLREFEV, encoded by the coding sequence ATGGAATATGCGCGGGAGATAGAGCTCGAAGGCCATATCATCGATTCAGGCATCATGACCAGCGTCTTTGATGCCGTCATGGAGATGGGGGGAAACTTCGAGATTACGACCTTTGACGTCGGAAAGAAGAAACAGGATACAAGTTACGCCCGGCTGATCATCAGCGCTCCCGAAGAGGAGCTCCTTGAACAGATCCTCAGCGTGCTGCACCGCCTCGGGGCACGCCTGACGGAGATGGAGGATGTCCGGCTCGCCGAGGCGGAAGCTGACCGGGTCGTACCGAAGGGATTCTATTCGACGACCAACCACCCGACGATGATCAAATACGACGGTGACTGGCTTGAAGTGGAGAACATCGAGATGGACTGCCTGATCGTCGTCGATCGGGAGGAGACCCGGGCACTCTGCACCCCTATGTCGAAGCTGAAAAAAGGCAATTCGGTCGTCCTCGGGGAAAACGGTGTTCGCGTCATCCCTCCAGAGCGCCCCCGCAAGGTCAGCACCTTTGAGTTCATGCATGGGACGGTCTCCTCCGAGCGGCCGAGCGAAACGGTCATCGCAAAGATTGCCCTCGAGATGCATGAACTCAAGAAGCGTGGCGGAAAGATTGGCATTGTCGGCGGGCCTGCCATCATTCACACCCGTGCCGCGCCTGCCCTTGCAGAGATCATCCGGGAGGGATACGTTGACGCCCTCTTCGCGGGCAATGCCCTTGCGACCCATGACATCGAGTACAACCTCTTCGGGACATCGCTCGGGATGAACCTCGATACCGGAACACTCGCACGGGGAGGACACAAAAATCACATATATGCGATATCAGAGGTCATTCGTGCAGGTTCGATTAAGGATGCCGTAGAACAGGGAATCATCCAGAAGGGCATCATGTACGAGTGCGTCAGGAAGGGCGTCCCGTATGTTCTCGCCGGTTCCATCCGTGATGACGGCCCGCTCCCCGATGTGATCACCGATGCGGTCGAGGCGCAGGATATGATGCGGGAGCACCTCCGGGACCTCGACATGGTCATCATGATCGGCACCCTCCTGCATTCTGTCGCCGTCGGCAACTGTCTCCCGTCCTACGTGAAGACCATATGCGTGGACATCAATCCCGCCTCGGTGACCAAACTCATGGATCGCGGGACAATGCAGGCCATCGGCGTGGTGAGCGATGCCGGTGCATTCCTCCCGCTCCTTGCAAAACAGCTCTATAATCTCCGCGAATTTGAAGTGTGA
- the ftsZ gene encoding cell division protein FtsZ, giving the protein MQTIINEALRHSEQERQMQKDVIGDDDFVGQPRIVIVGCGGAGNNTINRLYHMKVKGAETIAVNTDKQHLEMIQADKRVLVGKSLTKGLGAGGFPDVGKRAAEMARTTLEGLLADADLVFVTAGMGGGTGTGVAPVVAQIAKEQGAIVVGMVSYPFQVEKARLLRAEEGLEALANAADSVIVLDNNRLMNFVPNLPLGQAFSVMDQLIAETVKGISETITEPSLINIDYADVRAIMSKGGVAVMLVGESKQQNKAENVVHECLNHPLLDIDYRGATGSLIHITGGSDLTLLEAEEIASSLTYELDAHADVIWGARVNKEFEGKVRVMAIMTGVKSAQILGQRYEVSSAAPASRPSGHSYGHNMMRSSGPQYAQEKTSGGLIDFIR; this is encoded by the coding sequence ATGCAGACCATTATCAATGAAGCTTTAAGGCATTCCGAACAGGAACGTCAGATGCAGAAGGACGTCATCGGTGACGATGATTTCGTCGGACAGCCACGCATTGTCATTGTCGGGTGCGGAGGCGCCGGCAACAACACGATCAACCGCCTCTACCATATGAAGGTAAAGGGCGCAGAGACCATTGCCGTCAACACCGACAAGCAGCACCTCGAGATGATCCAGGCAGACAAGCGGGTCCTCGTGGGCAAATCCCTGACGAAGGGACTCGGGGCAGGTGGATTCCCCGATGTCGGCAAGCGTGCAGCAGAGATGGCACGGACCACCCTCGAGGGACTCCTCGCTGACGCAGACCTTGTCTTCGTCACCGCAGGAATGGGCGGCGGAACGGGAACCGGCGTCGCGCCGGTCGTGGCACAGATCGCCAAGGAACAGGGCGCAATCGTCGTCGGAATGGTCAGCTATCCGTTCCAGGTTGAGAAAGCCCGCCTCCTCAGGGCCGAGGAAGGTCTCGAGGCTCTCGCAAATGCCGCGGATTCCGTCATCGTGCTCGACAATAACCGCCTGATGAACTTCGTCCCCAACCTGCCCCTCGGTCAGGCATTCTCCGTCATGGACCAGCTCATCGCCGAGACCGTCAAGGGTATCTCCGAAACGATCACCGAACCGTCGCTCATCAACATTGACTACGCAGATGTCCGCGCCATCATGAGCAAGGGCGGCGTTGCAGTGATGCTCGTCGGAGAGAGTAAACAGCAGAACAAGGCAGAGAATGTCGTCCACGAATGTCTGAACCATCCCCTCCTCGACATCGACTATCGTGGCGCAACCGGCAGCCTGATCCACATCACCGGAGGAAGCGACCTTACACTCCTCGAGGCCGAAGAGATTGCAAGCTCCCTCACCTACGAACTCGACGCCCATGCCGATGTCATCTGGGGCGCACGGGTCAACAAGGAATTCGAGGGCAAGGTCCGTGTCATGGCAATCATGACCGGCGTCAAGAGCGCACAGATCCTCGGTCAGAGATATGAGGTATCCTCTGCCGCACCCGCATCCCGGCCCTCAGGCCACAGCTACGGCCACAATATGATGAGGAGTTCCGGACCCCAGTACGCCCAGGAAAAGACCAGCGGCGGACTCATCGATTTCATCAGGTAA
- a CDS encoding NTP transferase domain-containing protein: MHALIVAGGAGSRLGMGEKPLVRLCGKPLLSHVTDAFSAAGTKVTVITSSRVPFTENWCRATGIPYFRGGGNGYVEDILECAACLELGNPFFTCVADLPGISVEILRRVEASYRASGKVACSVWVPLSAFDRAGTQPGYSMGIAGTPAVPSGLNILHGAYLEEEQEELQLIIDDERLALNINTERDLMAAGRILCGRRDD, encoded by the coding sequence GTGCATGCACTGATCGTCGCCGGGGGGGCCGGTTCACGCCTCGGTATGGGGGAAAAGCCCCTCGTCCGGCTCTGCGGTAAGCCGCTCCTCTCCCATGTGACGGATGCGTTCAGCGCTGCCGGTACGAAGGTCACGGTCATCACCTCCTCGCGGGTGCCCTTTACCGAGAACTGGTGTCGGGCAACCGGCATTCCCTATTTCAGGGGCGGCGGGAACGGGTACGTCGAAGATATCCTCGAATGTGCCGCATGCCTCGAACTCGGGAACCCCTTCTTTACCTGTGTTGCCGATCTCCCTGGGATCTCGGTGGAAATTCTCAGGAGGGTTGAAGCCTCCTACCGGGCGTCCGGCAAGGTCGCCTGCTCGGTGTGGGTGCCTCTGTCCGCATTTGACCGGGCAGGAACGCAGCCCGGGTACAGCATGGGGATCGCAGGCACTCCAGCCGTTCCTTCGGGCCTCAACATCCTCCACGGGGCCTATCTGGAAGAGGAACAGGAAGAGCTCCAGCTCATCATCGACGACGAACGGCTTGCCCTCAATATCAATACCGAAAGGGATCTCATGGCAGCAGGGCGTATCCTTTGTGGCCGACGGGACGATTGA
- a CDS encoding coiled-coil protein, which translates to MLNELIDKRKKILTDSEQHKNKRNELNALASTFARERNQLNGQTREFVDEAQKNKDLRDQSNAEVQRLKDERNDLNEKANVLFEEIDAYKKEHGAINNARGIKELQKQIEKLEMDQQTRVMNTEKERELIEKIKQLKLQIKEQEEELEQNKEIHTKLQEAREFRRAASDLHAKVTEMAELAQKHHDLMVECYRKADKSREAADEGHRKFVEAQEAADAEHNQFIACQKELRDYDKVIGGLRKKGKKTKVNKEQKAVRKEAEEVFQQFRAGEKLTTDDILLLQRAKLI; encoded by the coding sequence ATGTTGAACGAATTGATCGACAAACGAAAAAAGATCCTCACGGATTCTGAACAGCATAAAAACAAAAGAAATGAGCTCAATGCTCTTGCAAGCACCTTTGCACGCGAGAGAAACCAGCTCAACGGGCAGACCCGGGAATTTGTTGACGAGGCCCAGAAAAATAAAGACCTCCGGGACCAGTCCAATGCAGAAGTTCAGCGCCTGAAGGATGAACGCAATGACCTCAACGAGAAGGCAAACGTGCTTTTCGAGGAAATTGACGCGTACAAAAAGGAACACGGCGCAATCAACAACGCCCGCGGCATCAAGGAACTCCAGAAACAGATCGAAAAGCTCGAGATGGACCAGCAGACCCGTGTGATGAACACGGAGAAGGAGCGGGAACTCATCGAGAAGATCAAACAGCTCAAACTCCAGATCAAAGAGCAGGAAGAGGAGCTGGAGCAGAACAAGGAGATTCACACCAAGCTTCAGGAAGCACGTGAATTCCGCCGGGCAGCATCCGATCTTCATGCAAAGGTCACCGAGATGGCAGAACTTGCCCAGAAGCACCACGACCTCATGGTCGAGTGCTATCGCAAGGCAGACAAGTCACGCGAGGCCGCTGACGAGGGACACAGAAAATTCGTCGAGGCGCAGGAAGCCGCAGATGCGGAACACAACCAGTTCATCGCCTGCCAGAAGGAGCTTCGCGACTACGACAAGGTGATCGGCGGTCTGCGCAAGAAGGGGAAGAAGACAAAGGTCAACAAAGAGCAGAAGGCGGTCAGGAAGGAAGCCGAGGAAGTTTTCCAGCAGTTCAGGGCCGGAGAAAAACTTACCACCGACGATATCCTTCTCCTGCAGCGTGCAAAACTCATATAA